Proteins encoded by one window of Deltaproteobacteria bacterium:
- a CDS encoding tetratricopeptide repeat protein — translation MRSEATQNRSTNLLVVIVIVLLTTAVYSQVRSHGFIGYDDDIYVTDNMHVKNGLTPGGFQWAFSTSTAGNWHPLTWLSHQLDVQLFGMQPGAHHLVNLLLHIINAVLLYFLWLRMTGARWKSFFVAALFAVHPLHVESVAWIAERKDVLSGFFWMATLWSYVWYTERRGGSAYLLVHLCLGMGLMAKPMLVTLPFVLLLLDYWPLKRLEGGGTGADSRIPAGRPLFTLVREKTGLFVLVLAVCLVTVYAQSIGGNVGFLQTYPLVTRLANALVVYVAYILKFLWPVNLAVLYPHPGMPPLWKIGGAALMLAAMTTAAVQSRRKRPWMLVGWLWFLGTLVPVIGLVQVGVQSMADRYTYIPMVGLLVMAAWGVPDLFPAHRWRDHLLFPAALAAVVALSVAAWHQIGYWSNSITLFRHAVEVTEDNYIMHNNLGFELKQAGRTDEARAHYLKAIAINPKFAEAHLNLGVLLAEEGRHAAADARYREALRIDPGYVQAHLNLGNSRLRQGYAGDALKQYADALKLDPESADAYNGLGAAMVKTGKYAQAALCFQKALNLDPGHAGARNNLKKIQALLKEQ, via the coding sequence ATGAGATCGGAAGCCACACAAAATCGAAGCACCAACCTTCTGGTTGTCATTGTCATCGTTCTGCTGACGACGGCGGTCTATTCCCAGGTGCGGAGTCATGGATTTATCGGTTATGACGACGACATATATGTGACCGACAACATGCACGTAAAAAACGGGCTCACCCCGGGGGGCTTCCAATGGGCATTTTCCACGAGCACAGCGGGCAACTGGCACCCTTTGACCTGGCTGTCCCATCAACTGGATGTGCAGCTGTTCGGCATGCAGCCGGGCGCCCATCACCTGGTCAACCTGCTTTTGCACATCATCAACGCCGTGCTGCTGTACTTTCTGTGGCTTCGCATGACAGGCGCCCGATGGAAAAGCTTTTTCGTCGCTGCCTTGTTTGCCGTTCACCCGCTGCATGTGGAATCCGTGGCCTGGATCGCCGAACGCAAGGATGTGCTGAGCGGATTTTTCTGGATGGCAACCCTGTGGAGCTATGTGTGGTACACGGAGCGCCGTGGTGGTTCCGCGTATCTCCTTGTGCATCTATGCCTCGGCATGGGCCTGATGGCCAAACCCATGCTGGTGACACTGCCCTTTGTCCTTTTGCTGCTGGATTACTGGCCTTTGAAACGCCTTGAAGGCGGGGGCACCGGCGCAGATTCGCGGATACCCGCCGGAAGGCCGCTGTTCACGCTCGTGCGGGAAAAAACGGGGCTTTTTGTCCTGGTGCTGGCCGTTTGCCTGGTGACTGTTTACGCCCAAAGCATTGGAGGGAATGTCGGTTTTCTGCAGACATACCCATTGGTCACCAGACTGGCAAATGCATTGGTGGTTTATGTGGCCTACATCCTCAAATTTTTGTGGCCGGTCAACCTGGCCGTGCTTTACCCCCATCCGGGCATGCCCCCCTTGTGGAAAATCGGCGGTGCCGCCCTGATGCTCGCTGCCATGACGACGGCGGCAGTTCAATCCAGGCGAAAACGCCCGTGGATGCTTGTGGGATGGCTGTGGTTTCTGGGCACCCTCGTACCCGTCATCGGATTGGTGCAGGTGGGGGTTCAATCCATGGCCGATCGCTACACCTACATTCCCATGGTGGGGTTGCTGGTGATGGCTGCCTGGGGCGTTCCCGACCTGTTCCCGGCGCACCGATGGCGAGATCACCTGCTTTTCCCGGCTGCCCTTGCAGCCGTCGTGGCGCTGAGCGTGGCCGCCTGGCACCAGATCGGCTACTGGTCGAACAGCATTACACTGTTCCGGCACGCTGTCGAGGTTACCGAAGACAATTACATCATGCACAACAACCTCGGTTTCGAACTGAAGCAGGCGGGTCGCACTGACGAGGCAAGGGCCCACTATTTAAAGGCGATCGCAATCAATCCCAAATTTGCCGAGGCGCATCTCAATCTGGGCGTTCTGCTGGCAGAAGAGGGGCGGCATGCCGCGGCTGACGCAAGGTACCGGGAAGCCCTGCGCATCGACCCCGGTTACGTCCAGGCCCATCTGAATCTGGGAAACAGCCGGCTGAGACAGGGATACGCCGGTGACGCCCTCAAACAGTACGCCGATGCGTTGAAGCTGGACCCCGAATCCGCCGACGCCTACAATGGATTGGGGGCTGCCATGGTGAAAACCGGTAAGTACGCGCAGGCCGCCTTGTGTTTTCAAAAGGCCCTCAACCTTGATCCGGGCCATGCCGGCGCCAGAAACAACCTGAAAAAAATTCAGGCCCTGCTGAAAGAGCAGTAG